One genomic region from Streptomyces sp. NBC_01304 encodes:
- a CDS encoding fused response regulator/phosphatase, whose protein sequence is MNVTEDTTVLVVDDVAANRYAMGAVLRRAGHLVVPVASGGEALIELDARLRTGALPDVALVDIGLPDMSGYELCRRIKSMPSIAGIPIVHFSANATGPGDRSRGLDAGADSYFTVPAEPEEIQAMVRAALRGARHRNSAEATAGRLTVLSEAVLAVQAARCPQELANAAAAGAARLTGGPAAAFVIDAEGLPLCGYSKRRAPASLPDASAHAAVVRLMQRLVSGRSGVQSSVVPAPMWPGGYFSAGDGHGARVTLARGSDGKPPVCLATPAYLDGPTESGLLVGRLAHATALAAEPLLMYEMERHVALTLQHSFLPKKLPHLAGLDVAVRYVPATQHTEIGGDFYAALNTPDGVLVGVGDVVGHSLDAATVMVEIRHALRAYAVEESDPAVLVRRLDRMLQHYHPEATATVCLALVDPATGHTRIANAGHLPPLLVTGEDTARYAEVAGPLLGIGLGHPEPTEVTLGPGERLLMVTDGLIETRGTDLAVSLEHLQSVAAKAPTGVGPLCDTLLDCFGHGREDDIALLALQMRA, encoded by the coding sequence GTGAATGTCACGGAAGACACCACGGTACTGGTGGTCGACGACGTGGCTGCCAACCGTTACGCCATGGGCGCGGTGCTGCGCCGCGCCGGACATCTGGTCGTCCCCGTCGCCAGCGGCGGCGAGGCACTGATCGAACTGGACGCGCGCCTGCGCACCGGCGCCCTGCCCGACGTGGCCCTCGTCGACATCGGGCTGCCCGACATGAGCGGCTACGAACTCTGCCGCCGCATCAAGTCCATGCCCTCCATAGCGGGCATCCCCATCGTGCACTTCTCGGCGAACGCGACCGGACCCGGCGACCGCTCCCGCGGCCTCGACGCGGGCGCCGACTCGTACTTCACCGTGCCCGCCGAACCCGAGGAGATCCAGGCCATGGTGCGCGCCGCGCTGCGCGGGGCGCGCCACCGCAACTCCGCCGAGGCCACGGCGGGCCGGCTCACGGTGCTCAGCGAGGCGGTGCTCGCCGTGCAGGCCGCCCGCTGCCCGCAGGAACTGGCCAACGCGGCCGCGGCGGGCGCCGCCCGGCTGACCGGTGGTCCCGCCGCGGCCTTCGTCATCGACGCGGAGGGCCTGCCGCTGTGCGGGTACTCCAAGCGGCGGGCCCCCGCCTCACTGCCCGACGCGAGCGCCCATGCGGCCGTGGTCCGGCTGATGCAGCGCCTGGTGTCGGGCCGTTCCGGAGTGCAGAGCTCCGTGGTGCCCGCCCCCATGTGGCCGGGCGGCTACTTCAGCGCCGGGGACGGCCACGGCGCCCGCGTCACCCTCGCCCGCGGCAGCGACGGCAAACCGCCGGTGTGCCTCGCCACCCCCGCCTACCTCGACGGACCCACCGAGTCGGGGCTCCTCGTCGGCCGGCTGGCGCACGCCACCGCGCTGGCCGCCGAACCCCTGCTGATGTACGAGATGGAGCGGCACGTGGCGCTGACCCTGCAGCACAGCTTCCTGCCGAAGAAGCTGCCGCACCTCGCGGGCCTCGACGTCGCGGTCCGCTATGTGCCCGCGACCCAGCACACCGAGATCGGCGGCGACTTCTACGCCGCGCTGAACACCCCCGACGGGGTGCTCGTCGGGGTCGGTGACGTGGTGGGGCACTCCCTGGACGCGGCCACCGTCATGGTCGAGATCCGGCACGCCCTGCGCGCGTACGCCGTCGAGGAGTCCGACCCGGCCGTCCTGGTCCGGCGGCTCGACCGGATGCTGCAGCACTACCACCCGGAGGCCACGGCCACGGTCTGCCTGGCCCTCGTCGACCCGGCCACCGGACACACCCGCATCGCCAACGCGGGCCACCTCCCGCCCCTCCTGGTCACCGGCGAGGACACCGCCCGCTATGCGGAGGTCGCGGGTCCGCTGCTCGGCATCGGGCTCGGCCATCCGGAGCCCACCGAGGTCACGCTCGGGCCCGGCGAGCGGCTGCTCATGGTCACGGACGGCCTGATCGAGACGCGGGGCACCGACCTCGCGGTGTCCCTCGAACATCTCCAGTCGGTCGCGGCCAAGGCGCCGACCGGTGTGGGACCGCTGTGCGACACGCTCCTCGACTGCTTCGGGCACGGCCGCGAGGACGACATCGCGCTGCTCGCGCTGCAGATGCGGGCGTAG
- a CDS encoding GNAT family N-acetyltransferase, translated as MNITFRTAVDSPADLAALVGLYDAAARWMIEQGIDQWKPGEKDEEHFRRWIKEGEVWLAEAEGDEQPVGAWELWWDDVPAWGEQPPVAGYVHRLMVRRGAPAGTGRAMLAQAERRIAEAGRQWCRLDCVSTNARLRDYYEGSGYTVVGEQPFKVGAGGSKYSVTLLEKRLA; from the coding sequence ATGAACATCACCTTCCGCACGGCCGTCGACTCGCCCGCCGACCTCGCCGCCCTCGTCGGCCTGTACGACGCGGCCGCCCGCTGGATGATCGAGCAGGGCATCGACCAGTGGAAGCCGGGCGAGAAGGACGAGGAGCACTTCCGGCGCTGGATCAAGGAGGGTGAGGTCTGGCTGGCCGAGGCCGAGGGGGACGAACAGCCCGTCGGCGCCTGGGAGTTGTGGTGGGACGACGTCCCGGCCTGGGGCGAGCAGCCGCCGGTGGCCGGCTATGTGCACCGCCTGATGGTGCGGCGCGGCGCCCCCGCGGGGACGGGCCGGGCGATGCTCGCGCAGGCCGAGCGGCGGATCGCCGAGGCGGGCCGCCAGTGGTGCCGCCTCGACTGTGTGTCGACCAACGCACGGCTGCGGGACTACTACGAGGGCTCCGGGTACACGGTGGTGGGCGAGCAGCCGTTCAAGGTCGGCGCGGGCGGCAGCAAGTACAGCGTGACGCTCCTTGAGAAGCGGTTGGCGTGA
- a CDS encoding 5-carboxymethyl-2-hydroxymuconate Delta-isomerase — protein sequence MPQITVDYPDTLADAFDRRGFARALHPLVVELADAKLDTCKSRFRRTEDNVAGGADRGHAVVHIEIGLLAGRTPEVKATLTGAVLELVAKYLDDSAEQLHLSAEVRDLDASYTKA from the coding sequence ATGCCGCAGATCACCGTCGACTACCCCGACACCCTTGCCGACGCCTTCGACCGCCGCGGCTTCGCCCGTGCCCTGCACCCGCTCGTGGTCGAGCTCGCCGACGCCAAGCTGGATACCTGCAAGAGCCGCTTCCGGCGCACCGAGGACAACGTGGCGGGCGGCGCCGACCGTGGCCACGCCGTCGTGCACATCGAGATCGGCCTGCTCGCCGGACGTACGCCCGAGGTCAAGGCCACCCTGACCGGCGCGGTCCTCGAACTCGTCGCCAAGTACCTGGACGACAGTGCCGAGCAGCTGCACCTCTCCGCGGAGGTCCGCGACCTCGACGCGTCCTACACGAAGGCCTAG
- a CDS encoding TetR/AcrR family transcriptional regulator, with translation MTTGVRRRMGVEERRQQLIAVALELFSHRSPDDVSIDEIAAAAGISRPLVYHYFPGKLSLYEAALRRAAEDLAERFVEPREGPLGARLLRVMGRFFDFVDEHGPGFSALMRGGPAVGSSATNALIDSVRQAAYDEILKHLGKAAFGDKAPPARLQLVVRSWVSLAESTALIWLDGRRIPRAELELQLVHDFAALTAVSAAYDPEMAAILTRVLADEPADGPFGDLVERLIALAPQGA, from the coding sequence ATGACTACCGGGGTGCGCCGCAGGATGGGCGTCGAGGAGCGACGGCAGCAGTTGATCGCCGTCGCGCTCGAGCTGTTCAGCCATCGCTCCCCCGACGACGTCTCCATCGACGAGATAGCGGCGGCGGCGGGCATCTCGCGCCCGCTGGTCTACCACTACTTCCCGGGCAAGCTGAGTCTGTACGAGGCCGCCCTGCGCCGCGCCGCCGAGGACCTGGCCGAGCGGTTCGTGGAGCCGCGCGAAGGCCCGCTCGGGGCGCGGCTGCTGCGGGTGATGGGCCGCTTCTTCGACTTCGTTGACGAGCACGGTCCGGGCTTCTCCGCGCTGATGCGCGGCGGCCCGGCGGTGGGCTCGTCGGCGACCAACGCGCTGATCGATTCGGTCCGGCAGGCGGCGTACGACGAGATCCTCAAGCACCTGGGCAAGGCGGCCTTCGGCGACAAGGCACCGCCCGCCCGCCTTCAACTGGTCGTACGCTCCTGGGTCTCGCTCGCCGAGTCGACGGCCCTGATCTGGCTGGACGGCCGCCGCATCCCGCGCGCCGAGCTGGAGCTGCAGCTGGTGCACGACTTCGCGGCGCTGACCGCGGTGAGCGCCGCGTACGACCCGGAGATGGCGGCGATCCTCACCCGCGTCCTGGCCGACGAACCGGCGGACGGGCCGTTCGGCGACCTGGTGGAGCGGTTGATCGCGCTGGCGCCGCAAGGGGCCTGA
- a CDS encoding PDR/VanB family oxidoreductase, which produces MPRIRTVVAVAGAALLAKRALHRRIRRSPLWPLPALEKPVSGRPRGRAMRLRIAGRTELADGVVQLRLEGAHLPDWEPGAHLDVVLPSGLVRQYSLCGDVADASAYTIATRRHEDGRGGSREVHDELREGVEIEVRGPRNRFPLVSSHAYVFVAGGIGITPILPMLYAAEASGAEWRLLYGGRSRASMPFLDEIEKLGGSRVTVVPEDEAGLPDLAALFAGVPAAAAVYCCGPEPLMDAVAGVLPGGCTLHLERFTPAASVEGNTAFEVELRRSGRTLTVPADESVLEAVRKELPNTPYSCEQGFCGTCQHRVLEGEIDHRDELLVDAERVDSMLICVSRARGERLTLDL; this is translated from the coding sequence ATGCCGCGGATCCGTACCGTCGTCGCCGTCGCCGGCGCGGCGCTGCTCGCCAAGCGGGCCCTGCACCGGCGCATCCGGCGCTCCCCGCTGTGGCCGCTGCCCGCCCTGGAGAAGCCGGTCTCGGGCCGCCCGCGCGGCCGGGCGATGCGCCTGCGTATCGCCGGGCGCACGGAGCTCGCCGACGGCGTCGTCCAACTCCGCCTGGAAGGCGCCCACTTGCCGGACTGGGAGCCGGGCGCGCACCTGGACGTGGTGCTCCCCTCCGGGCTCGTACGGCAGTACTCGCTGTGCGGGGACGTCGCGGACGCCTCCGCGTACACGATCGCGACCCGCCGTCACGAGGACGGCCGGGGTGGTTCGCGCGAGGTGCACGACGAGCTGCGCGAGGGCGTGGAGATCGAGGTCCGCGGCCCGCGCAACCGCTTCCCGCTCGTCTCCTCGCACGCGTACGTGTTCGTCGCGGGCGGCATCGGGATCACTCCGATCCTGCCGATGCTGTACGCGGCCGAGGCGTCCGGCGCCGAGTGGCGGCTGCTGTACGGCGGGCGGTCGCGGGCCTCGATGCCGTTCCTCGACGAGATCGAGAAGCTGGGCGGGTCCAGGGTCACGGTCGTGCCCGAGGACGAGGCGGGACTGCCGGACCTGGCGGCGCTGTTCGCGGGGGTGCCGGCGGCCGCCGCCGTGTACTGCTGCGGGCCCGAGCCGCTGATGGACGCGGTCGCCGGGGTACTGCCCGGAGGCTGCACCCTTCATCTGGAGCGGTTCACACCGGCCGCGTCCGTCGAGGGAAACACGGCCTTCGAGGTCGAACTGCGCCGCAGTGGGCGGACGTTGACCGTACCGGCCGACGAGTCGGTCCTCGAAGCCGTGCGCAAGGAACTGCCGAACACTCCGTACTCCTGCGAACAGGGCTTCTGCGGGACCTGCCAACACCGCGTCCTGGAGGGCGAGATCGACCACCGGGACGAACTCCTTGTGGACGCGGAGCGGGTGGACTCGATGCTCATCTGTGTCTCCCGCGCGCGCGGCGAGCGCCTCACCCTCGATCTGTGA
- a CDS encoding metal-dependent hydrolase, translated as MSNTQARLPQPVASEHIALKARKVSFAWDRTPLHWVPDDPFATHTINVLHLLLPAGERWFVHVYKQVLPYIKDDKLREDVIGFIGQEAMHSQAHDEVLPHLREQGLDPTPYTAQVDWLFEKMLGDRTLPPGKARKWWLLERVAIIAAIEHYTAFLGNWVLNAEELDKRGADPTMLDLLRWHGAEEVEHRSVAFELFMHVDGSYGRRVRTWATAFSALVFLWQRGARFFMENDPTLDDGKASFKAFFDAGKQGVLPTTGAMVKSIPRYLARAYHPSQEGSTAQAMAYLASSPAASAAEAREKGAA; from the coding sequence ATGTCTAATACGCAGGCCCGGCTTCCCCAGCCCGTCGCGTCCGAGCACATAGCGCTCAAGGCACGCAAGGTGTCCTTCGCCTGGGACCGGACACCGCTCCACTGGGTGCCGGACGATCCCTTCGCCACGCACACGATCAACGTGCTGCATCTGCTGCTTCCGGCCGGCGAGCGCTGGTTCGTGCACGTCTACAAGCAGGTCCTGCCGTACATCAAGGACGACAAGCTGCGCGAGGACGTGATCGGGTTCATCGGGCAGGAGGCCATGCACTCGCAGGCCCATGACGAGGTGCTGCCGCACCTGAGGGAGCAGGGCCTCGACCCGACCCCGTACACCGCGCAGGTCGACTGGCTCTTCGAGAAGATGCTCGGCGACCGGACGCTGCCGCCCGGCAAGGCCCGCAAGTGGTGGCTCCTGGAGCGGGTCGCGATCATCGCGGCGATCGAGCACTACACCGCCTTCCTCGGCAACTGGGTGCTGAACGCGGAGGAGTTGGACAAGCGAGGCGCGGATCCGACCATGCTGGATCTGCTGCGCTGGCACGGGGCGGAGGAGGTCGAGCACCGGTCGGTGGCCTTCGAGCTGTTCATGCACGTCGACGGGAGTTACGGGCGGCGGGTGCGGACCTGGGCGACGGCGTTCAGCGCGCTGGTCTTCCTGTGGCAGCGCGGGGCGCGCTTCTTCATGGAGAACGACCCGACGCTCGACGACGGCAAGGCCTCGTTCAAGGCCTTCTTCGACGCGGGCAAGCAGGGCGTGCTGCCGACCACGGGCGCCATGGTGAAGTCCATCCCGCGCTATCTGGCCCGCGCCTACCACCCCTCCCAGGAGGGGTCCACCGCACAGGCCATGGCCTATCTCGCGTCGTCGCCCGCCGCGAGCGCCGCCGAGGCCCGCGAGAAGGGTGCCGCCTGA
- a CDS encoding class I SAM-dependent DNA methyltransferase, translating to MTEADFLRTTRTFYDAIAADYFDHFRDSWAERPLDRALLAGFAELVGERPVLEVGSGPGWVTALLAGHGLAVSGVDLSPEMVAVARREYPELRFEEGSMLALDVPDGSLGGLVSWYSCIHTPPGSLPDVFAEFARVLAPGGQLLVAFQVGDEPLHLVDPFGHPVALDFRRLRPERIAELAGAAGFTETARLVREPLESESTQQAFLVFRR from the coding sequence GTGACTGAGGCTGACTTTCTGCGGACCACGCGTACCTTCTACGACGCCATCGCCGCCGACTACTTCGACCATTTCCGCGACTCCTGGGCGGAGCGGCCCCTGGACCGGGCGCTCCTCGCCGGGTTCGCGGAGCTGGTGGGGGAGCGGCCGGTGCTCGAAGTGGGGAGCGGGCCGGGGTGGGTGACGGCGCTGCTCGCCGGGCACGGGCTCGCGGTGTCCGGGGTCGACCTGTCGCCGGAGATGGTGGCGGTGGCCCGGCGGGAGTATCCGGAGCTGCGGTTCGAGGAAGGCTCGATGCTGGCGCTCGACGTGCCGGACGGGTCCCTGGGCGGCCTGGTGTCCTGGTACTCCTGCATCCATACGCCGCCGGGGTCGCTCCCCGACGTGTTCGCGGAGTTCGCCCGGGTCCTGGCCCCGGGCGGGCAGCTGCTCGTCGCCTTCCAAGTGGGGGACGAGCCACTGCACTTGGTGGATCCGTTCGGGCATCCGGTGGCTCTGGACTTCCGGCGGCTGCGGCCGGAGCGGATCGCGGAACTGGCGGGTGCGGCGGGCTTCACGGAGACGGCACGCCTGGTGCGGGAGCCGCTGGAGTCCGAGTCGACTCAGCAGGCTTTCCTGGTCTTCAGGAGGTAG